A region of Pristis pectinata isolate sPriPec2 chromosome 24, sPriPec2.1.pri, whole genome shotgun sequence DNA encodes the following proteins:
- the mknk2b gene encoding MAP kinase-interacting serine/threonine-protein kinase 2b — MVQNKTAELKGFHRSFKGQIPFDDYCDDTGPSHIEKVFNFDCPTRPDMPSSQPIDIPDAKKRNKKKKRCRATDSFSGKFEDVYKLNGEMLGEGSFARVQTCGNLITNKEYAVKIIEKRPGYSRSRVFREVEMLYQCQGHRNILELIEFFEDEDKFYLVFEKMKGGSVLTHIHRRKHFNEREASIVVHEIASALDFLHNKGMAHRDLKPENILCENPEQLSPVKICDFDLGSGIKLNGDCSPISTPELLTPCGSAEYMAPEVVEAFNEEASIYDKRCDLWSLGVILYIMLSGYPPFVGNCGTDCGWDRGEACPCCQNNLFESIQKGKYEFPEKDWAHISFGAKDLITKLLVRDAKKRLSAAQVLEHPWVQGHAPENSLPTPRLLQRNSSAKDLTYFAAEAIAVNRQLTQHEENQDEENQPILIKATSCSMRLSPPSESKLAKRRQKTSAINAANQQLLPPLVLVDNCA, encoded by the exons ATGGTTCAGAACAAGACTGCAGAGCTGAAAGGCTTCCACCGTTCGTTCAAG GGGCAGATACCTTTTGATGATTACTGTGATGACACTGGGCCGTCTCATATTGAGAAGGTGTTTAATTTTGACTGTCCTACAAGACCTG ACATGCCCTCCAGTCAACCCATTGACATCCCAGATGCGAAGAAAAGGAACAAGAAGAAAAAACGATGTCGCGCCACAGACAGTTTCAGTGGCAAGTTTGAAG ATGTTTACAAGCTTAATGGAGAAATGTTGGGGGAGGGATCTTTTGCCAGGGTACAGACCTGTGGAAACCTAATCACCAACAAAGAATATgctgtgaag ATTATTGAGAAGCGACCAGGCTATAGTCGGAGTCGGGTATTCCGTGAGGTGGAGATGCTCTATCAGTGTCAGGGACACAG GAACATTCTTGaactaattgaattctttgaagatgagGACAAGTTCTACTTGGTTTTTGAAAAAATGAAAGGAG GGTCTGTATTAACGCACATACACAGACGAAAGCACTTCAACGAACGGGAAGCCAGTATTGTTGTCCATGAGATAGCAAGTGCATTGGATTTCCTTCACAACAAAG GCATGGCCCACCGCGATTTGAAACCAGAGAACATCTTGTGTGAAAACCCAGAGCAG CTCTCTCCTGTAAAGATCTGTGACTTTGACTTGGGAAGTGGGATAAAATTAAATGGTGACTGTTCCCCCATCTCAACCCCTGAACTTCTGACACCG TGTGGGTCTGCAGAGTACATGGcaccagaggttgtggaggcGTTTAACGAGGAGGCTTCGATATACGATAAACGGTGTGACCTGTGGAGTCTGGGTGTTATATTGTACATCATGCTCAGTGGATATCCACCCTTTGTAGGAAACTGTGGTACTGACTGTGGTTGGGACCGTGGTGAGGCGTGCCCTTGCTGTCAG aataACCTATTTGAGAGCATTCAGAAAGGAAAGTACGAGTTCCCCGAGAAGGACTGGGCTCACATCTCTTTTGGTGCCAAGGACCTCATTACAAAACTCTTAGTCAGAGATGCCAAGAAGAGGTTGAGTGCAGCACAAGTGCTGGAGCATCCATGGGTGCAGGGG CATGCGCCAGAGAACAGTCTTCCAACACCCCGTCTTCTGCAGAG GAACAGCAGTGCCAAAGATCTCACGTACTTTGCAGCCGAAGCAATCGCAGTTAACAGGCAGCTAACGCAGCATGAAGAAAATCAGGACGAGGAGAATCAGCCAATCCTCATCAAAGCTACCTCATGTTCCATGCGGCTGTCTCCTCCCTCTGAATCTAAATTGGCCAAACGGAGACAGAAGACGAGTGCAATCAACGCGGCCAATCAGCAGTTGTTACCACCCTTGGTCCTGGTTGACAATTGTGCGTGA